A single window of Lynx canadensis isolate LIC74 chromosome C2, mLynCan4.pri.v2, whole genome shotgun sequence DNA harbors:
- the CLDN18 gene encoding claudin-18 codes for MSTTTCQVVGFLLSLLGLAGCIAATGMDMWSTQDLYDNPVTSVFQYEGLWRSCVRQSSGFTECRPYFTILGLPAMLQAVRALMIVGIVLGAIGLLVSIFALKCIRIGSMEDSAKANMTLTSGIMFIISGLCAIAGVSVFANMLVTNFWMSTANMYTGMGGMVQTVQTRYTFGSALFVGWVAGGLTLIGGVMMCIACRGLVPEETTYKAVSYHASGHNVGYKPGGFKASTGFGPNSKNKKIYDGGARTEDEVQSHPSKYDYV; via the exons ATGTCCACCACCACGTGCCAAGTGGTGGgcttcctcctgtccctcctgggCCTGGCGGGGTGCATCGCCGCCACGGGGATGGACATGTGGAGCACCCAGGACCTGTACGACAACCCCGTCACCTCCGTGTTCCAGTACGAGGGGCTCTGGCGGAGCTGCGTGAGGCAGAGCTCAGGGTTCACTGAGTGCAGGCCCTACTTCACCATCCTGGGCCTTCCAG CCATGCTGCAGGCAGTGCGAGCCCTGATGATCGTGGGCATTGTCCTGGGTGCCATCGGCCTGCTGGTGTCCATCTTCGCCCTGAAGTGCATCCGCATAGGCAGCATGGAGGACTCTGCCAAAGCCAACATGACACTGACCTCTGGGATCATGTTCATCATCTCAG GTCTCTGTGCAATCGCTGGAGTATCTGTGTTTGCCAACATGCTGGTTACTAACTTCTGGATGTCTACAGCGAACATGTACACTGGGATGGGTGGGATGGTGCAGACTGTTCAGACCAG GTACACCTTTGGTTCGGCCCTGTTCGTGGGCTGGGTCGCTGGAGGCCTGACGCTAATTGGGGGTGTGATGATGTGCATTGCCTGCCGGGGCCTGGTGCCTGAGGAAACCAC ctACAAAGCCGTGTCTTATCATGCCTCGGGCCACAATGTCGGCTACAAGCCGGGAGGCTTCAAGGCCAGCACTGGCTTTGGGCCCAACAGCAAAAACAAGAAGATATACGATGGGGGTGCCCGCACAGAGGATGAGGTACAGTCTCATCCTTCCAAGTACGACTATGTGTAA